A stretch of DNA from Verrucomicrobiia bacterium:
CATATAACTTCGGGTCGGGCTTCATCCAGCCGTGTTCATACGAAAGGATGTAGCCGTTGAAATGCTTGAAAAAAGGAAAGCTCCGGCGGATATGGCGCACCGCCAGCTCGTTGGTGTTGGAAAAAATGTAGGTTGGAATCGAGCGTCGTCGCAATTCAGCCTGGATTTGGATCATGGGCTCAATCGGAGTAAAGACGTCTCCGAACGTCTCGCCGAATTCATCCTGGCTGCCGCAGAAACCGCTGGCATCGCACACCTCGCGATAGAATTGCTCGTTGGTCACCAGGCCGGTTTCGTAGCGATAAAGCAATGGCGAGGTCGCAAGGAATTGGACGATGTCCTGGGCGTTCATCTTGCCGCGTGCGGCGATTTTCTGCGCCGCAATGCCATAATCAAAATCGACCAGCACCTTGCCCAAATCGAAAACAACAGCTTGAATCATTCGAGAAAAACTAAAGTTCGCGGCGCCCCTCCAGGGCGCGGCTGAGGGTGATTTCGTCCGCGAATTCCAAGCCGCTGCCGGCAGGCA
This window harbors:
- a CDS encoding HAD family phosphatase, whose protein sequence is MIQAVVFDLGKVLVDFDYGIAAQKIAARGKMNAQDIVQFLATSPLLYRYETGLVTNEQFYREVCDASGFCGSQDEFGETFGDVFTPIEPMIQIQAELRRRSIPTYIFSNTNELAVRHIRRSFPFFKHFNGYILSYEHGWMKPDPKLYEVVEKQTGRRGADLLYVDDRPENIATGAARGWQTILQETPEKTREAMQKLGIPTSALVFQQRFE